AGGATCAGGTGCCGCAGCAGAAGGCGGCAAGCCATGTAGGAAGATCCTCCAAGAAGAGATTGTAGATTGCCTTCCCTTAGATCCTTTCTCAACAAAGATAGCATTGAATGGGACCCAGGTGAACCTCTGCGGAATCTCCTTCTATATTGCATGTGATTTTCTATTAAGGAATTCAATTGCTAAAATTATTTAAACACCAATCATGaccattttataaatatataaagaaATACAATAACCTTCTAAGCAGAACATTATTAGTTTAAACTTCAAACAAGATGATAGTCATTCATAAGACAAAaggatatcttgaagaaacttccATGCTGTGTTGTTATGTGCCCAACCAAGTCCAAACCAACCCTAGCTGCACAAATGGGACATACCTgcaattgcataattcatcccaaCTCTAAGCATTAATAGTATTTTTCAAcataaaaattacatgacatgaaTCATAAAATTTTGGTATTATATGCTAGGTAATGGTATCTTTCATATGCATCCAAGAAAAAACTATTCAATAAATTCAATAAATTGGAGACTTCTGAACACCAAAAACACCACTACTTGTGGGTTGATatacttttataaaaaaatcaacTTAAAGCTGACAGCATCTATGGTGTATTTCACATGCATGGTACAATATTACATTCTCTTGTGCTTAAGTATCTATCTATAGTTCTGCGTATGAAAAAAGAATGAAGAAATCCATTTTAAGCTGTATGATGCAACATAAATATGTACTTCACTTTGATACAAGTAATCTACTTCAATTTCATGGATTTTCTATTATAGTTCTTGTATTAGTTCATGATATAGCTATACTGATTTGGATCGTATTCCTGGTCTGACTTAACATGATCCAGGGGCAAGAGGGATGCTTGCAACCCTGGGAATTTCTAAAGTGTCAAAAACTGGATATATACCTACAGATTCACATGTGATCCAAGCTCATTGCAAGGTCATCTTCCAAATGAGATCTTTAAGTATTGATAATTTCCATAGATATCACAACCTACACTTTTGGGGTCCCTTTGCAAGATCGGTTTAGCACCAAGGCAACCCCTTTAGGAATAAATTGATAACATGCCTGTGTGGCAGAGGCAAATCATGTTTAGCATAAATTTGGTTGGAGGGGGCAAGATTTATGGcacaaaatttttgaagttgTGACT
This genomic window from Phoenix dactylifera cultivar Barhee BC4 unplaced genomic scaffold, palm_55x_up_171113_PBpolish2nd_filt_p 002165F, whole genome shotgun sequence contains:
- the LOC120109426 gene encoding LOW QUALITY PROTEIN: protein DEHYDRATION-INDUCED 19 homolog 2-like (The sequence of the model RefSeq protein was modified relative to this genomic sequence to represent the inferred CDS: deleted 4 bases in 2 codons); its protein translation is MQLQVCPICAARVGLDLVGHITTQHGSFFKMQYRRRFRRGSPGSHSMLSLLRKDLREGNLQSLLGGSSYMAPPSAAAPDPFCQSLIYTLPVAEAIKEMYNESLDEGSLVNKSLDEKVAERVEPSLSDEDQKERARRREFVQELVLSTIFDDTL